The segment CTCAAGGTTTCAACGCAGAAATGAAGTGCCCAAAATGTGGAAGGGAGATTAAAAAAACAGCTTCCGGTCGGGCGCATACAACATATTGGGATGATGAGTTAAAGACTTCTATAAAACAAAACCGACAAGATTTGGTTCTAATCCAGGCTCGCGTAGGAAATAAGACTTTTTCAAAGCATCCATCTAAATTTGATCGAGAGCTAATGTCTCGCATCAATAGCTTGAAACCCACTTCGTTTTCGCCATCGGCCCCAATGATGTTCAATGGCGAAAGGTGGGGCGATATGTTTAGGGCCGGAATCCATTTTGGCATAACTCACGTCCATCATTTTTGGACGAAGCGTAATTTGATTGCACTATCTGAGCTATTTGCAGCAGCACAAAAAAGCTCATACCCTCATGAAATGGCCTTTTTATGCACTTCGTTCGCAGTAAAAACCGGCAGTCGAATGCACAATGTAGGCTTCAAGGGCGGGAAAATAAATCTAGCTGGCCAGACATATAACACCTTGCAGTTCCCAAGTGTCTCTGCTGAGCGAAATATTTTTGTACTTGCTAAAGGGAAAGTCAAAGACATCTCCAATGTCTTCGAACTGAAAAAACAGCCAGGCAGGACAATTTCAAGCACACAATCAGGAACCAATCTACAGCATATCCCGTCAGGTAGCGTTGACTATATCTTTATTGATCCGCCATTCGGAGACAACATCATTTATTCCGAGTTGAGCTTTCTGTATGAGGCATGGCTCAAGGTTTTCACTAAGCAAGACTACGAGGCAATAATTTCAGGAAAACAGAGCAAAGGCCTCAATGAATACAAAGACTTAATGACAAGGTCGTTTGGCGAGCTTTTTCGAGTCCTTAAGCCGGGAAGGTGGATTACCATCGCGTTCCACAATAGTAAGAACGCAGTTTGGAATGTTATTCAAGAATCTCTCGGGATAGCTGGCTTTGTGATAGCTGACGTGCGGATTCTTGATAAGGGGCAAGGAACATACAAGCAGATGACAACAGCCGGAGCTGTTAAGCAAGACTTAGTCATATCTGCATATAGACCAAATGGTGGTCTTGAGGATCGCTTTGAACTTGAGGCCGGAACCGAAGACGGTGTTTGGGACTTCATACGCACTCATCTTGGCCAGCTACCCGTTTTTGTTTCAAAGGATAGCCAAGTTGAGGTTATAGCTGAAAGACAAAATTACCTTCTGTTCGACCGAATGGTCGCATTTCATGTCCAAAGAGGCGTAGCTGTACCTCTGTCTGCCTCGGACTTCTACTCTGGCTTAGATCAACGATTTTCATTGAGAGACGGAATGTATTTTTTGCCGGACCAAGCGGCAATGTATGACAAAAAGCGAATGACTGTTAAGGAAGTGCTTCAACTGCAGTTGTTTGTAATCGACGAATCCTCTGCCATTCAGTGGCTCAAGCAACAGTTAATAAGGAAGCCACAATCATTCCAAGATCTTCACCCTTTATTTCTCAAAGAGACCGCTGGTTGGAGCAAGAGCGAAGTTCCGCTTGAACTGTTGACATTGCTGGAGCAGAACTTCCTTCGCTATGACGGCAAAGGCCCGGTACCCGAGCAGATCCACGCCTACCTCTCAACCAACTGGAAAGAGCTGCGCAACCTGCCCAAGGATGATCCGACCCTGGTCACCAAGGCCCGCGACCGCTGGTATGTGCCCGATCCCAACAAGGCGGGCGACCTGGAGAAGCTGCGCGAGAAAGCGCTGCTCAAGGAGTTCGAGGAATACAAAGAGGTCAAGAAAAAGCTCAAGGTCTTCCGCCTGGAAGCTGTCCGCGCCGGATTCAAGAAAGCCTGGCAGGAACGTGATTACGCCGTCATCGTCGCCGTGGCCGACAAGATCCCCAACAACGTTCTGGAAGAAGATCCCAAGCTGCTGATGTGGTACGACCAGGCGGTAACGCGGATGGGAGGGGAATAGCCCATGATCACCAAATGGAAGGTCTTCAACTTTAAATCGATTCGTGAGGAGACTGAGCTGGACCTCGGCCCACTCACGATCTTCGCTGGCGCAAACAGCAGCGGGAAGAGCACGTTCATCCAATCCGTCCTTCTCGTAGCACAGACTTTGGCCCATAAGGTCGGATCGCGATCTGTCGTATTGAATGGTGCTCTCACGAGCCTGGGCCAGTTTGACGACCTGAAATCCAATGGTGGTGCTTCAGACCAGATCACCATCAAATGTACCTGTCGGCCACTTCCGGATCAGGATGCTGCAATAGGCAGGCGGTCTCAGTTCGCGCCCCGTGGTGCTATTTACTATGGACCGCGCTCCAATCAGCTTCAGGAAATCGCTTGTGAGATTTCGTTCGACGCTGATGCTTCG is part of the Stutzerimonas balearica DSM 6083 genome and harbors:
- a CDS encoding DNA methyltransferase, giving the protein MKENSLFDSLLEEPQKPSGPVTCLGMTFENDEARRAHFTEELRKKMQDPEFRKIEGFPIGSDEDILNLSDPPYYTACPNPWIADFIADWEAQKPEQPDGYHYHREPFAADVSEGKQDPVCMAHTYHTKVPYRAIVRYILNYTSPGDVVLDCFAGTGMTGVAAQACSEPPSDLKRAIEDYWRETGREQPSWGTRHAIMVDLSPFATFLQRNFNSSLSSRTFQKCAERLLNETEKNLGWMYETDIPGGKSKGSFEYGLWSDVVFCECGEEVLLWNPALDEGSQGFNAEMKCPKCGREIKKTASGRAHTTYWDDELKTSIKQNRQDLVLIQARVGNKTFSKHPSKFDRELMSRINSLKPTSFSPSAPMMFNGERWGDMFRAGIHFGITHVHHFWTKRNLIALSELFAAAQKSSYPHEMAFLCTSFAVKTGSRMHNVGFKGGKINLAGQTYNTLQFPSVSAERNIFVLAKGKVKDISNVFELKKQPGRTISSTQSGTNLQHIPSGSVDYIFIDPPFGDNIIYSELSFLYEAWLKVFTKQDYEAIISGKQSKGLNEYKDLMTRSFGELFRVLKPGRWITIAFHNSKNAVWNVIQESLGIAGFVIADVRILDKGQGTYKQMTTAGAVKQDLVISAYRPNGGLEDRFELEAGTEDGVWDFIRTHLGQLPVFVSKDSQVEVIAERQNYLLFDRMVAFHVQRGVAVPLSASDFYSGLDQRFSLRDGMYFLPDQAAMYDKKRMTVKEVLQLQLFVIDESSAIQWLKQQLIRKPQSFQDLHPLFLKETAGWSKSEVPLELLTLLEQNFLRYDGKGPVPEQIHAYLSTNWKELRNLPKDDPTLVTKARDRWYVPDPNKAGDLEKLREKALLKEFEEYKEVKKKLKVFRLEAVRAGFKKAWQERDYAVIVAVADKIPNNVLEEDPKLLMWYDQAVTRMGGE